The sequence below is a genomic window from Candidatus Woesearchaeota archaeon.
TGAGTTAGCTGTTGTTTATGGTAATTCAGAAGTGGCTGATAATGCTGAAGTTTATGGAAATGCTCATGTATATAAAGAAAGCAAAATTTTCGGGCATGCTAAAGTTTGGGGAAATGCGGAGATATATGGTGAGTTGCCTGAAGGTGTAAAAATACATGGTTTTGCTAGTGTATATGGCGGGGCAAAGGTTTATGGCATGGCAAAAGTTTATGGAAAGGCCCTGGTTTATGGTTTTAAGGTTGAAATAATGGGCTTGGCAAAAGTTTATGGTGGTGCTGAAGTTTCCGGCAGAGCTTTGATATATGATGAAGCAGAAGTTTTTGGTTCTGCGCGTATTTTAGGCCATGCAAAAATTCATGGAAAAGTTAAAATCAATAAAGGTAATGTTACTGAAGAGATTTATTGATTAATTTTGCGTTCTTAACTTGGTAAATGCCGGTGCACTCGTTTTCCATAATTTTTTTAGCGTCATTAATTTCTAGTTTTTTCGTGAAGTTTGGCCCGTCAATAACTAATGATTCAAATTCACCGCCTTCACCTGCAACATTTATCCCGGGTATTTTTGCTAAATGGTCTATGAATTCATTTGTTATTTCTCTACCCAAGTCTTCTTTAGTCAAACCTTCTGCAGCAATTGAGCCAATTATAACCTTAAATCCTTCATTTATCAGTTGTCTCATTTCAACTTCTTGATTCATATGCCATAATGGAGAAAAGCTCTTTAGGCCAATTTTATCGCAGATTTGTTCAATACGTTCTCTTTGGTAGTTTGAAAATAATGCCCCTGTTACAATACCTTCAATTTTATATCGTTTTTTAGCTTTATTTAATGCCTTTTCAAGATCTTTAAGTTCATTTTCTTTTTTGCCTTCTGTTTTTTGTTCTATAATCGGTATTTGAAGTGATTCGGATTGTAATTTTGCAAGATTTATGTTTGGCGTATGAAACATATATGATTCTTTATTGCTGCTTATTATAGTAATCAGACATTCTATCTTATAATTTTGTTGCTGCATTACATATAAAGCATAGGCGCTATCTTTGCCTGAGCTGAATAATGCGCCTAATTTTAGATTGTGTTTTGGATAGAACTTTCTTAAATATTCGGAAATATATTTTAATTTGGCCTGCTTTGTTAATTTTTTTAATGCTTTGTTCATGTTGCTTCCATACTGGGCAGCCCGTTTTTTTCTCATTGCATATTTTTCAGGCAGGCCCATTTTTAGCGCCGTTTCCCTTAGTATCAGTTTAGTAATCTCTCCTTTTATCTTATATTTTGAAGGTATCCTTATAGCATATTTAACAAGTTCAAGATTAAGGAAAGGTATCCAATTTTCTAAAGTATTATACAGTGCAATTACATTGTCCCTGTAAAGATCTCTTTCATATATTTTAAGCAATCCTGATAAACATTCTTTGTTAATATCATTTGATTCTTTATGTCTTTGATATCCGGCAAATATTTCTTCTGAACCTAAACCGCTGACAATAATATAACATTTATCTTTGCTTGCTTGTTTGCACGCTGAAAAAAAAGTCAATGCAACTCCAACTTTGGTTGTGTCTGTTGATTCTATAAGGGGCACTATTTCCTTTAAAAGTTTAGGAATTTTTGATGTTTTAATTTTTATTATTTTGTGATTTAAATTTAGTTCTTTTGCAAGCTCAACCGAATACTTTAAATCTTCTGGCTCTTTGAGGTTTTTATCGTCTAACACTGTAGTGTAACATTTAAAATTCGCACCTGCCTTTTTTAGCATGAGCGCAAGTAAACTTGAATCAATGCCTCCTGAGAGCAGCAGGCCAATTTTCCTTTTTTTGTCAAGTCTTTCAACGAACGCTTTTTCCAATAGGGGGATTAATTTTTGTATTATTTTTTCTTTGGTATCTTTAATTTCAGGTTTTATATCTAAGAATAACCTTTTTTTGAACTTTACAATTTTAGTTTTATGGTTATAGATTAAAATCTGTCTTGGATTTAATTCTTCAATGTTAATATATCCTAATTTTTCTAATGCTTTTTTTTCAGAAGCAAATGCAAGACCATTATGCGTAGAATACCAGATTGGGAGTTCTCCAATTATGTCTCTTGCAAGGTATAATGTTGTGTTGTTTAAGTATGAAAAAGCATAAACTCCCTGAAACTCGTTTATTGCATTTATACCTTTTTTATCAAGTAAAATATGCATCATGTCTGAATCATTTCGGGGTTTTACATTATATTTTAGGGCTAGTTCTTTCCAGTTATACACTTCGCAATTTGCTGCAAATACTGAATTTTTTCTTATCAGCGGTTCTTTTACAAAACCAATCATTGCATATAAACAATGGCCGATTGCGTAGTCATCTTTATTGTAAACACCCCTGGCGTCTCGGCCTCTATACTCAATTAAGTCTAATCCCTGATTTGCGAGTTTTTTTGCTTCTTTATTTCCAAATATGCCAATGATTCCGCACATTAGAAATAATTATATGGAGATTTGTATAAAAAGGTAATGGTTATAAATAATAAATTATATCATTATTGCACGTGGCATAATATTCTTAATTTAATCGGCAATACGCATGGCATTAAGATTGGCGGTGTTTATGTTAGAATCTTGAATGTACAACTAAATGGGTAAGAACTTGCATATACTTTTTTTAAACTAAACCGCACCAATGTTGCTTTTGTATCTGTATAAAGACTTTTAGCTTGATTTTTATCATTGCCATTTTGTATCATCCGAATAAAAAGCGCACATCACTGAATTTATTACTACCGTAACATAATTACGGTTTAGAACATTTTGATTATATCATAATTCTCATTCTTGAGAATTCCAAAACCTTTTCTTCAGTTATGATTTTTTTCATTTGAATAATAATTCCTCTGTTTTATTGACAAAATCTAAAACTTTAGTTTCATAAATATCTATTGTTTCTTGGCTGAATCTGATGTTTGTCGCATAACTTGCATCATGCCGGTCATCCTTAAGGTTGGTGTAAAGTTCTGCATCTTCTTTATTTATGGAAAGCTCATTTAATAATATTGCTTCATCTCTGGTTATTGCATATTTTTTTATTAGAATAAGAATTGTTGCATAATGATTTTTTGAGTAATAATTTTTATTTGTGATTAGTGCTAAAGCAGAATGATATAATGAATAGTATAAAGTTACAATAAGCCAGTCATTGAATTTTTTATATCTTTTGTTTAATTTGTAAAATTCTAAATTAGGTCTTGCTTTTTTTAGATGTGATTTTATTAGTTCCGGGTTATTTTTGATTAGTTTTATATGTTTTTTAGTTATAAAGAAATTTATCTCTTTTTCTAAATATCTTTGGTCTAAGAATAATTTATCAATATTCATCTAACATTACCTCGTAAAAGTTTTGTTCTTTATAAATTGGAAAGCCTGTCTTTCTTGCCTGTATAATTACATCATCTTTATTTTTTAGGAATTGTTCTATTGTTGCTTGAAATAGTGAGATTGGATGTTTTGAGGTTATTTCTGCTTCTTTTTTGTTATTGATCAAGTTTATTTTATTAGCTATTACTAAAATGTCTATATCACTTCTTTTTTGTTCTTCTTTTCGGGATGCAGAGCCAAATAAGATTATAGTGTATGTCTCTTTTGGAATATTGTTTAAGAAGTTTCTGAGGGGTGTTTTAATTCCAATGTTTAAATCATTGAATTTTTGCATTGCTATTTCTGAAAATTTTAAAGCAAAGAGTTTTTTGTTATTTATTTTGTAGAAAGTGTTTGATTTGGTTTTTTCTTGGGTTAATGTGTTACTTTTTGTTAGTTTGTTTAATGTATTTGTTAAAGAGCTGTCTGAGAGTTTTGATAATCCTTTTATTTCATTAAAATATAAGCTATTTTTTTTACTTTCAAAATACGCTTTGTAAATCTTATCTTCTGGCTTCATTTTACTTATTGTTAATGCCCAACATTTATAAATGCTTCTGTTTTTGGAGTTATTGCTTCTGTTTTTGGAGTGGGGATTTATTATGCTTTAGCTTCGACAGGAACTCTTATATCGTAGGACATCGAATGTAGGTGTTTACGTAACCAATTTAACTAGAGAATTCCCCATCGCTTGCGGTGGGGTTATTCATAGAAATTCGGATTAGTACATTTAACGCCTGAACGAACATTAAAAAGAACTGTTGGGGGTTTAATATTAATTTTGAGGGGTTGAGCGGGTAAAGTAAATGAATGATCTAAAATTTTATATGAACGTGGATAGTGCAAGTAAAAAAGCTATTTATCTGAAAGCAACTGCAGATGAAGTTATAGAGTATAAGGATTGGATGGAGATGGTGAGGAAACTTCAAAGCGTAAGGAATTATGAGTGATGGATTTTTATTACTTCTTTCCGAATTTTAGAAATATATTCCGCTGGCATAATGCCTAAATTTATCGCTTTTAAGAATTTTAGCTTGATTTTTATCATTGCCATTTTGTATCATCCGAATAAAAAGCGCACATTACAGAATTTATTACTTCCGTAACATAATTACGGTTTAGAATAGTATTACTTTTTTTCATTAACTTTATAAAGTTTAATTTCTTAATTTTT
It includes:
- a CDS encoding DNA-binding protein; this translates as MNIDKLFLDQRYLEKEINFFITKKHIKLIKNNPELIKSHLKKARPNLEFYKLNKRYKKFNDWLIVTLYYSLYHSALALITNKNYYSKNHYATILILIKKYAITRDEAILLNELSINKEDAELYTNLKDDRHDASYATNIRFSQETIDIYETKVLDFVNKTEELLFK
- a CDS encoding diphthine--ammonia ligase, with amino-acid sequence MCGIIGIFGNKEAKKLANQGLDLIEYRGRDARGVYNKDDYAIGHCLYAMIGFVKEPLIRKNSVFAANCEVYNWKELALKYNVKPRNDSDMMHILLDKKGINAINEFQGVYAFSYLNNTTLYLARDIIGELPIWYSTHNGLAFASEKKALEKLGYINIEELNPRQILIYNHKTKIVKFKKRLFLDIKPEIKDTKEKIIQKLIPLLEKAFVERLDKKRKIGLLLSGGIDSSLLALMLKKAGANFKCYTTVLDDKNLKEPEDLKYSVELAKELNLNHKIIKIKTSKIPKLLKEIVPLIESTDTTKVGVALTFFSACKQASKDKCYIIVSGLGSEEIFAGYQRHKESNDINKECLSGLLKIYERDLYRDNVIALYNTLENWIPFLNLELVKYAIRIPSKYKIKGEITKLILRETALKMGLPEKYAMRKKRAAQYGSNMNKALKKLTKQAKLKYISEYLRKFYPKHNLKLGALFSSGKDSAYALYVMQQQNYKIECLITIISSNKESYMFHTPNINLAKLQSESLQIPIIEQKTEGKKENELKDLEKALNKAKKRYKIEGIVTGALFSNYQRERIEQICDKIGLKSFSPLWHMNQEVEMRQLINEGFKVIIGSIAAEGLTKEDLGREITNEFIDHLAKIPGINVAGEGGEFESLVIDGPNFTKKLEINDAKKIMENECTGIYQVKNAKLINKSLQ
- a CDS encoding nucleotidyltransferase domain-containing protein; this encodes MKPEDKIYKAYFESKKNSLYFNEIKGLSKLSDSSLTNTLNKLTKSNTLTQEKTKSNTFYKINNKKLFALKFSEIAMQKFNDLNIGIKTPLRNFLNNIPKETYTIILFGSASRKEEQKRSDIDILVIANKINLINNKKEAEITSKHPISLFQATIEQFLKNKDDVIIQARKTGFPIYKEQNFYEVMLDEY